In the genome of Pediococcus claussenii ATCC BAA-344, one region contains:
- a CDS encoding glycosyltransferase family 4 protein, with translation MNIGLFTDTYFPQVSGVATSIKTLRDQLEKQGHQVYIFTTTDPKVDKNVYERNVFRFPSVPFVSFTDRRIAVSGFIKAAQVAKELNLDIVHTQTEFSLGWMGKFVAKSLKIPCIHTYHTMYEDYLHYVANGKVLRPYHVKQMTRAFCYHMNGIVAPSVRVSATLQGYGVKTPIRIIPTGVNLDKFSQKKEHSNWRVTYGYDDDTFLLLSLSRLAYEKNIKEVIDILPSLIKEDNKVELLIVGDGPARDSLESQAKELGIERHVRFAGEIDNDQVYQFYQMADLFISASDSESQGLTYIEALASGLKVVAKSGPYTDQLLDNKNLGMTFDGQDEFVHEVEEYMNNPTKYVDQAPRSEKLYEISADYFGKRVLDFYKDSIESYSNMQTDSDLS, from the coding sequence TTGAATATCGGATTATTCACGGATACATATTTTCCGCAAGTGAGTGGTGTTGCAACTTCAATAAAAACGTTGCGAGATCAGTTGGAGAAACAAGGACATCAAGTATATATTTTTACGACAACTGATCCTAAGGTGGATAAAAACGTATATGAACGAAATGTTTTTCGCTTTCCGAGTGTTCCTTTTGTATCATTTACGGATCGACGGATCGCGGTAAGTGGTTTCATAAAGGCCGCACAAGTTGCTAAAGAACTTAATTTGGATATTGTTCATACACAGACCGAATTTTCCCTTGGTTGGATGGGTAAGTTTGTTGCAAAAAGTTTGAAAATTCCATGTATTCATACGTACCATACAATGTACGAAGATTACTTGCACTACGTGGCCAACGGAAAAGTTTTACGTCCATATCATGTTAAGCAGATGACAAGAGCTTTTTGTTATCATATGAATGGTATTGTAGCACCAAGTGTGCGTGTTTCAGCCACTCTACAAGGGTATGGAGTTAAAACACCTATCAGGATTATCCCAACAGGGGTTAATTTAGATAAGTTTTCTCAAAAAAAAGAACATTCAAATTGGCGTGTGACATATGGTTATGACGACGATACGTTTTTATTGTTGTCTCTTAGTCGTTTAGCATATGAGAAAAACATAAAAGAAGTTATAGATATTTTGCCATCGTTAATTAAGGAAGACAATAAGGTTGAATTACTAATTGTTGGAGATGGTCCCGCTCGTGATTCACTAGAATCTCAAGCTAAAGAATTAGGAATTGAGCGACATGTTCGGTTTGCAGGAGAAATTGATAACGATCAGGTTTACCAGTTTTATCAGATGGCGGATCTATTTATATCGGCATCTGATTCTGAGTCACAGGGACTGACGTATATAGAAGCACTTGCGTCGGGATTGAAAGTAGTTGCTAAATCAGGACCATATACTGATCAGTTGTTAGATAATAAAAATTTAGGGATGACCTTTGACGGTCAAGACGAATTCGTTCATGAAGTTGAAGAATATATGAACAATCCAACGAAATATGTAGACCAGGCACCTCGTTCAGAAAAGTTATATGAAATTTCAGCTGATTATTTTGGAAAGAGAGTTTTAGACTTTTATAAAGATTCAATTGAGTCATACTCTAATATGCAGACAGATTCGGATTTGTCCTAA
- a CDS encoding alpha/beta fold hydrolase, producing the protein MYFETEDKVRLYYEDLGKGQPIIFLTGFGGNAAIWQGQKSFFVKQGFRVVCLEYRNHGRSDHVSYGIRMNRLALDVISLIDRLDIFKPVIVGNSMGGSVVFNIAHLKGWDYFSKAIIVDQSPKMLNDEKWKFGFKNMKLSNFLTVIGEPLNHPYYQHVDDEVFRASKAVDIDFPFSRRESEDLLTDHALKDWRGVLRDANIPIAFILGKESAFYNEENAGALRWINNKIEIHSMNRVGHIPMAEDPKTFNEIMLRFLKS; encoded by the coding sequence ATGTATTTTGAAACAGAAGACAAGGTTCGTTTGTATTATGAAGATTTAGGAAAAGGTCAACCAATTATCTTTTTAACTGGTTTTGGTGGAAATGCAGCAATTTGGCAGGGCCAAAAATCTTTTTTTGTGAAACAGGGATTTAGAGTTGTTTGTTTGGAATATCGTAATCATGGTAGGTCTGACCATGTTAGTTACGGCATACGAATGAACCGGTTAGCGTTAGATGTAATAAGTCTAATTGACAGATTGGATATTTTTAAGCCTGTGATAGTTGGCAATTCAATGGGCGGTTCGGTCGTGTTCAACATTGCACATTTAAAAGGGTGGGACTACTTTTCAAAAGCAATAATCGTTGATCAGTCTCCCAAAATGTTAAACGATGAAAAATGGAAGTTTGGATTTAAAAATATGAAACTATCAAATTTTTTAACGGTAATAGGTGAACCGCTGAACCATCCCTACTATCAGCATGTTGACGACGAGGTATTCAGGGCATCAAAGGCTGTAGATATTGATTTTCCATTTTCTAGAAGAGAAAGTGAAGATCTATTGACCGATCATGCATTAAAGGATTGGCGTGGAGTTTTAAGGGATGCCAATATTCCGATAGCATTTATCTTGGGTAAAGAAAGTGCCTTTTATAACGAGGAAAATGCTGGCGCATTAAGATGGATCAATAATAAAATTGAAATTCATTCAATGAATAGGGTCGGACATATCCCCATGGCGGAGGATCCTAAGACCTTTAATGAAATCATGCTAAGGTTTTTAAAATCATAA
- the ptsP gene encoding phosphoenolpyruvate--protein phosphotransferase, translating to MTSSLKGIAASDGIAIAKAYMLVDPDISFDKKEITDADTEIKRLHKALDDSKAELQLIKEKATENLGADEAEVFEAHLTILSDPELIGNIEDKIKTDKVNAEEGLKEVTDSFISMFEGMTDNAYMQERAGDIRDVTKRVMSHLLGVELPNPALIDSEVVIVAHDLTPSDTAQLDRRFVKGFITDIGGRTSHSAIMSRTLEIPAVVGSEKATTSVKNGQMMIVDGLNGIALIDPSESEISEYQKKAEAFKAQKAEWDKLRNERTITKDGVHFDLAANIGTPDDLTGVIDNGGEAIGLFRSEFLYMNASELPSEDEQFEAYKKVVEGMKGKQVVVRTMDIGGDKELPYLPLPEEMNPFLGYRAIRISLDRTDLFRTQLRALLRASEFGTLAIMFPMIATVAEFKQARAIYDDERQKMVDAGKKVGDIQVGMMMEIPAAAEIADKLAKYVDFFSIGTNDLIQYSFAADRGNEKVAYLYQPYNPSLLRLIKRTIDASHAEGKWTGMCGEMAGDQTAVPILMGLGLDEFSMSATSILKTRSLMKKLDTNDMKKLAERAVTEAETNEDVIAMVNEAVNAEN from the coding sequence ATGACTAGCTCACTTAAGGGTATTGCTGCTAGTGATGGGATCGCGATCGCCAAGGCTTATATGTTGGTTGATCCCGATATTTCTTTTGATAAAAAAGAAATCACTGATGCTGATACCGAAATTAAACGTTTACACAAAGCTTTAGATGATTCTAAAGCTGAATTACAACTCATCAAAGAAAAAGCTACCGAAAACTTGGGTGCCGATGAGGCAGAAGTTTTTGAAGCACATTTAACAATTCTTTCTGATCCAGAATTAATTGGAAACATTGAAGATAAGATTAAAACTGATAAGGTAAATGCTGAAGAAGGATTAAAAGAAGTAACTGATTCGTTTATCAGCATGTTTGAAGGAATGACTGATAATGCTTATATGCAAGAACGCGCCGGTGACATTCGCGATGTTACAAAGCGTGTTATGAGTCATTTACTTGGAGTTGAGTTACCTAATCCAGCCTTGATTGACTCTGAAGTTGTTATTGTGGCACATGATTTAACACCAAGTGACACGGCACAGTTAGATCGTCGTTTCGTAAAGGGATTTATTACTGATATTGGAGGACGTACTTCACATTCAGCTATAATGTCCCGTACATTGGAGATTCCAGCAGTTGTTGGTTCTGAAAAAGCAACTACAAGTGTTAAAAATGGTCAAATGATGATTGTCGACGGCTTGAATGGGATTGCTCTTATCGATCCGTCTGAATCTGAAATTTCAGAATATCAGAAAAAGGCTGAAGCTTTCAAAGCTCAAAAGGCTGAATGGGATAAACTTAGGAATGAAAGAACCATCACAAAAGATGGAGTTCATTTTGATTTAGCTGCCAATATTGGTACTCCTGATGATTTAACAGGTGTTATTGATAATGGTGGTGAAGCTATTGGATTGTTCCGTTCTGAATTCTTGTATATGAATGCTTCGGAACTTCCTTCAGAAGATGAACAGTTTGAAGCGTACAAAAAAGTTGTTGAAGGTATGAAGGGCAAACAAGTTGTCGTTCGTACAATGGATATTGGTGGAGACAAGGAACTTCCATATCTTCCACTCCCTGAAGAAATGAATCCATTCTTAGGATATCGTGCTATTAGAATTAGTTTGGATCGTACAGACTTATTCCGAACTCAACTTCGCGCTTTACTTCGTGCCTCTGAATTTGGTACTTTGGCGATTATGTTCCCAATGATTGCGACTGTTGCAGAATTTAAACAAGCTCGTGCAATCTATGATGACGAACGTCAAAAGATGGTCGATGCAGGTAAAAAAGTCGGTGATATTCAAGTTGGTATGATGATGGAAATTCCTGCTGCCGCTGAAATTGCTGACAAACTTGCTAAGTATGTCGATTTCTTTAGTATTGGTACTAATGATTTAATTCAATATTCGTTTGCTGCTGATCGTGGAAATGAAAAAGTTGCTTACCTATACCAACCATATAATCCTTCATTGTTACGCTTGATTAAGCGTACAATTGATGCTTCACATGCTGAAGGTAAATGGACAGGTATGTGTGGTGAAATGGCCGGAGATCAGACCGCTGTTCCAATTTTAATGGGACTTGGCTTGGATGAATTTTCAATGAGCGCTACTTCAATCTTGAAGACTCGTTCATTGATGAAGAAACTTGATACAAATGATATGAAGAAGTTGGCTGAACGTGCTGTTACTGAAGCAGAAACTAACGAAGATGTTATTGCTATGGTGAATGAAGCCGTTAATGCGGAGAACTAA
- a CDS encoding phosphocarrier protein HPr yields METRDFHVIAETGIHARPATLLVQAASKFNSDVQLTYKDKSVNLKSIMGVMSLGVGQNSDVTISADGADEAEAISALEDTMKKEGLSE; encoded by the coding sequence ATGGAAACACGCGACTTTCACGTAATTGCAGAAACAGGTATTCATGCACGTCCCGCTACTTTGTTGGTTCAAGCAGCAAGTAAATTTAACTCAGATGTTCAATTAACATACAAGGACAAGTCAGTTAACTTGAAATCAATCATGGGTGTTATGTCACTTGGGGTTGGTCAAAACTCTGACGTTACAATTTCAGCTGATGGCGCTGACGAAGCTGAAGCAATTTCAGCTCTTGAAGATACAATGAAAAAGGAAGGACTTTCCGAATAA
- a CDS encoding ATP-dependent Clp protease ATP-binding subunit has product MLCQNCQKNEATIHLYTNVNGSKQQIDLCQSCYQLLQNDEKNGNGGANMAQDPFGFGNLDDIFRAMQNGNVEQPEGFNQRQVPPTQGERGGGNNGGSLLAQYGLNMTDLAKQGKIDPVIGRDSEIERVIEILNRRTKNNPVLIGEAGVGKTAVVEGLAQRIVEGSVPQKLLNKQIVRLDVVSLVQGTGIRGQFEQRMQQLMKEVQDNKDMIVFIDEIHEIVGAGNAEGGMDAGNVLKPALARGDFQLVGATTLKEYRDIEKDAALARRLQPVQVDEPSEEESIKILKGIQKKYEDYHHVHYTDDSIVAAVKLSKRYIQDRFLPDKAIDLLDEAGSKKNLTLNVADPETIQKKINEAEALKQDALKAEDYEKAAYYRDQVTKLESNKENASDNDSTATVTEKDMEQIVESKTDIPVGDLQQQEQEQLQNLAPNLKSHVIGQDEAVDKIARAIRRNRIGLNGTGRPIGSFLFVGPTGVGKTELAKQLAASLFGSEDSMIRFDMSEYMEPHSISKLIGSPPGYVGYEEAGQLTEQVRRHPYSLVLLDEVEKAHPDVMHMFLQILDDGRLTDSQGRTVSFKDTIIIMTSNAGSGDVEADVGFGAAAQGKTHSVLGKLGNYFKPEFLNRFDDIVEFQALSKKNLLKIVDLMINDVNGMLAAQDLHVTVTAPVDERLVELGYDPKMGARPLRRVIQEQIEDRIADFYLDHPADKNLVADLKNDQIEIRSQKPSESDTEDSK; this is encoded by the coding sequence GTGCTTTGTCAAAACTGTCAAAAAAATGAGGCGACCATTCATCTTTATACAAACGTGAATGGGAGCAAACAACAGATTGACCTTTGTCAGAGTTGCTATCAACTTTTACAAAATGATGAAAAAAACGGAAACGGAGGTGCTAACATGGCACAAGACCCATTTGGCTTTGGAAACTTGGATGACATTTTCAGAGCAATGCAAAATGGCAATGTTGAACAACCGGAAGGATTTAATCAACGCCAAGTTCCCCCCACTCAGGGTGAACGCGGCGGTGGAAATAACGGAGGTTCCTTATTAGCCCAATACGGTCTAAACATGACTGATCTAGCTAAACAGGGTAAAATCGACCCAGTTATTGGTCGTGACTCAGAAATCGAAAGAGTTATTGAAATTCTTAACCGTCGAACTAAGAATAATCCCGTTTTGATTGGTGAAGCCGGTGTTGGTAAAACAGCAGTCGTAGAGGGGTTAGCACAAAGGATTGTCGAAGGTTCTGTTCCACAAAAACTACTCAACAAACAAATCGTGCGATTAGACGTTGTTTCACTTGTTCAAGGGACTGGTATCCGCGGACAATTTGAGCAACGCATGCAACAATTAATGAAAGAAGTTCAAGATAATAAGGATATGATTGTCTTTATTGATGAAATTCATGAAATCGTTGGTGCAGGAAATGCTGAAGGTGGCATGGACGCAGGTAACGTTTTGAAGCCGGCCCTTGCGCGGGGTGACTTCCAACTAGTTGGTGCCACAACTCTTAAGGAGTATCGTGACATTGAAAAAGATGCCGCTTTAGCACGTCGTTTACAACCCGTCCAAGTTGACGAACCAAGCGAAGAAGAATCAATCAAAATTTTAAAGGGTATTCAGAAAAAGTACGAAGATTATCATCATGTTCATTATACTGATGACTCAATTGTTGCCGCGGTTAAACTTTCAAAACGTTATATTCAAGATCGTTTTCTGCCTGACAAAGCAATTGATCTTCTTGATGAAGCAGGGTCTAAAAAGAATTTAACACTCAATGTTGCCGATCCTGAAACAATTCAAAAAAAGATTAACGAAGCTGAAGCCTTGAAACAAGACGCTTTAAAGGCTGAGGATTACGAGAAGGCTGCTTATTATCGTGATCAAGTTACAAAGCTTGAAAGTAATAAAGAGAATGCTTCAGATAACGACTCAACTGCTACCGTAACCGAAAAAGATATGGAACAGATTGTTGAATCGAAAACAGACATCCCTGTTGGCGATTTACAACAACAAGAGCAAGAACAACTCCAAAATCTTGCTCCAAATCTTAAAAGCCATGTAATTGGTCAAGATGAAGCCGTTGATAAAATTGCTCGTGCTATTCGACGAAATCGAATTGGCTTGAATGGTACAGGTCGTCCAATTGGTTCATTCCTATTTGTTGGTCCTACTGGGGTTGGTAAAACTGAACTCGCAAAACAACTTGCTGCTTCCCTATTCGGCTCAGAAGATTCTATGATTCGCTTTGATATGAGTGAGTACATGGAGCCACATTCAATTTCTAAGTTAATTGGCTCACCTCCAGGGTATGTTGGATACGAAGAGGCTGGACAATTAACCGAACAAGTTCGACGTCATCCATATAGTTTGGTGCTATTGGATGAGGTTGAGAAGGCACATCCGGATGTAATGCATATGTTTCTTCAGATCCTTGATGATGGTCGCCTAACCGATTCTCAAGGTCGAACAGTTAGCTTTAAAGATACCATCATTATCATGACTTCAAATGCTGGATCAGGAGATGTCGAGGCTGACGTTGGTTTTGGTGCCGCTGCACAAGGCAAAACTCATTCAGTTTTAGGTAAACTCGGTAACTACTTCAAACCTGAATTTTTAAATCGATTTGATGACATTGTTGAATTCCAGGCACTTTCAAAGAAGAATTTACTGAAAATTGTTGATCTAATGATAAATGACGTAAATGGCATGTTGGCTGCACAAGATCTACACGTCACAGTAACAGCTCCTGTAGATGAACGATTAGTAGAACTTGGCTATGACCCAAAGATGGGGGCTCGCCCATTAAGACGTGTCATCCAAGAGCAAATTGAAGACAGAATTGCTGATTTTTATTTAGACCATCCTGCTGACAAGAATCTTGTTGCTGATCTAAAGAATGATCAGATCGAAATTCGCTCACAAAAGCCATCCGAAAGTGATACTGAAGACTCCAAATAG
- a CDS encoding DUF1634 domain-containing protein, translating to MGNSVKKDEMKNVEIMIGRVLQIGVYISAFVIIVGILLWVFKGTGYNSDLLPKDFGTIWSGVLGLRAYAVVMFGIFLLILTPVLRVIVSIYAFAKENDRMYVWITTLVLVILIFGMVIGYAGK from the coding sequence ATGGGTAATTCAGTAAAAAAGGACGAAATGAAAAATGTTGAAATTATGATTGGTAGAGTGCTCCAAATTGGGGTATATATATCTGCGTTTGTCATAATTGTTGGTATTTTACTATGGGTATTCAAAGGAACTGGATATAATTCAGATTTGTTACCCAAAGATTTTGGAACGATCTGGAGTGGTGTTCTTGGACTAAGAGCGTACGCTGTTGTGATGTTTGGAATTTTTCTATTGATTTTAACACCGGTTTTACGAGTAATTGTATCGATTTATGCTTTTGCTAAGGAAAATGATCGAATGTATGTGTGGATTACAACCTTAGTACTTGTTATTTTGATTTTCGGAATGGTTATTGGATATGCAGGAAAATAA
- a CDS encoding sulfite exporter TauE/SafE family protein, whose product MENVANQLILLLVVGLLAGIFGAILGIGGGIIITPVLTVMMGLDIKYAIGASIISVIATSSGATIAYLRDEMLNLRVAMFLEIATTIGAIIGAIMTSFFHPTILFVLFGSFLLFSCWNMWRKLRGTGSDEVSTKNDALANKLKLNGSYHDQVLNKDVDYSVENVPGGFAMMFGAGLASGLLGIGSGVFKVTAMDTIMKMPLKPSSATSNLMMGVTAAASAMVYFFNGSIRADIAGPLALGILFGATIGSRVMQRLHPRVIRMIFIPVLLYMGLQMVLKGFGVNI is encoded by the coding sequence ATGGAGAATGTGGCCAATCAATTAATTCTTCTTCTGGTAGTTGGACTACTGGCGGGAATATTTGGTGCAATTTTAGGAATTGGTGGTGGGATTATTATTACGCCAGTTTTGACAGTAATGATGGGATTGGATATTAAATACGCTATTGGTGCAAGTATTATTTCCGTAATTGCTACCAGTTCTGGAGCAACGATTGCATATTTACGAGATGAAATGTTAAATCTAAGGGTTGCGATGTTTTTGGAAATTGCAACCACAATTGGCGCCATTATTGGTGCAATTATGACAAGCTTTTTTCATCCAACGATTTTATTCGTGTTATTTGGTTCATTTTTACTTTTTTCATGTTGGAATATGTGGAGAAAGCTCAGGGGAACCGGCAGTGATGAAGTAAGTACTAAAAATGATGCCCTAGCAAATAAGCTAAAGTTAAACGGGAGCTATCATGACCAAGTGTTGAATAAAGATGTTGATTATTCGGTTGAGAATGTACCGGGTGGTTTCGCGATGATGTTTGGTGCTGGCTTGGCGAGTGGACTTCTTGGAATAGGTAGTGGTGTTTTTAAGGTTACTGCTATGGATACAATTATGAAAATGCCGTTAAAACCCTCTAGTGCTACGAGTAATTTGATGATGGGAGTTACTGCGGCGGCAAGTGCAATGGTTTATTTCTTTAACGGATCGATTAGGGCTGATATTGCTGGACCCCTAGCGCTTGGAATTCTTTTTGGCGCAACAATTGGATCCAGAGTTATGCAAAGGCTTCATCCTCGTGTCATTCGTATGATTTTTATTCCAGTTTTATTATACATGGGACTGCAGATGGTTCTTAAAGGATTTGGGGTGAATATCTAA